TCCGCCCCGCCCTCTGCCGCGGCCCGGGCGCAGACCGTAATGTCCGTGACATTGGGCGACAGCTTGACCATGACGTGCTTGCCTCCGGCATTGCGCTTCACGGCTTCGGTCACCCTGCCGATCTGCTTCGGGTCCTGCCCGAACGCAATGCCGCCCTCCTTCACGTTGGGACAGGAAACATTGACTTCAAGCGCGGCAATGCCCTCTTCCCCGGCCAGCACCCCGGCCAGTTCCCCGAATTCCTCGGCGTCGCAGGCATACAGGTTGGCCACCACGGCCACATCCTTCCACGGCAGGGAAGGCAGCACCGTACGCACGAAATGTTCCACGCCGGGATTCTGAATGCCTATGGCATTGAGCATGCCGCACGGGGTCTCGGCCAGTCTGGGCATGGGATTGCCCTCGCGCGGCTTGAGGCTCAATCCCTTGGCCACAAGGCCGCCAAGCCGCTTCAGGTCGCCGTAGGGCGCAAACTCCAGACCGAACCCGAACGTGCCGGACGCGGTCATGACCGGATTTTTCAGGGTCAGCCCGCCAAAGCTTGTCTGCATATCCATATGTATAGGCTCCTACAGCTCCACGTTGTCCGACCAGAATACCGGGCCGCGCGTGCAGACCTGCACATTGTGCCCGCTGCCGTCCTTTGTCACGCAGCCCAGACACGCGCCCACGCCGCACCCCATCCGGTTTTCCAGGGAAAGCTGCGCCCGGGTCCCGGCCTCGGCAGCAGCGGACTGCACCGTGCGCATGAACGGGGTGGGACCGCAGCACAGGATCAGGCCGTCCCTTTCCGCATATTCGGCCACGAGCTCGTGGAGTCGGGCTATGATGCGCTGCAAATCCTCGGGCGTGCGCTCCATCATGCTTTCACATTCCACGGTCCGACTCAGGGAATCATAGGGATAGCATTCCAGAGGCACGCGGTGAGCCAGAAACAGCTTCAGATTTTCCGGCCCGGCATGGTTCTCGACATATCCGCGAAAAGGAGCTATGCCGATTCCGCCCGCAAGCAGCAGGGTGGGCCTTTCCGGCTCCACGGCGAAACCATTGCCCAGCGGTCCCCATATGGCGACCTCGTCGCCGGGCTTGAGCTGCGCCAGCCGGGACGTGCCGCGCCCCACCTTCTGAATGAACAGGGTCAGGCTGCCGTCCCCCACGCTGCTGATGGAAAAAGGACGCCCCCAGACGATCTCGAGGTCCCAGCTCACAGGCCGGATCATGACGAACTGGCCGGGCTTCCACCCGTCCCAATCCGGGTATTCCAGCTTGATTTCGAAAAATTCCCCGGGTCTTTTTGATTGACCGACAGGGACCACATCCAATACTTTTACATTTCGACAATTTCTCAAGGACATGCACCAACCCTTATGAACAAAAAGAATACACCGGAAATAATGGCCCCCGCAGGGGACAAGGCATCCTACCTCGCGGCAGTTGCCGCCGGAGCCGACGCAATCTACGTCGGGCTCAAACACTTTTCCGCCCGCATGCAGGCCAAGAACTTTTCTATCAGCGAGCTTGCCGCGCTGGCAAGCCTGGCCCGCGAGCAAGGCACCAAGACCTACGTGGCAATGAATACTCTGGTCAAGCCCGGCGACCCGGAATCCGCAGGCAGGCTCATCGACCGTCTCTCTCCCGCACCGTGAAACCCGAGGCCCTGATCATTCAGGATCTGGCCATGATCGAACTCGCCAGACAGGCAGGCTACAAGGGCGAGCTGCACCTTTCCACCCTGTCCAACGTCACCCATCCCGCCGCATTGGAAATCGCGAAGAAAATGGGCGCGAGCCGGATCGTGGTACCCCGCGAGCTCAATCTCGACGAAGTCAAAATGATGTCCGAAGCCTGCCCCAAGGGACTGGATCTGGAAATATTCGTGCACGGCGCGCTGTGCAACTGCATTTCCGGCCGTTGCTACTGGAGCAGCTTTCTGGGTGGCAAATCCGGCCTGCGCGGACGTTGCGTCCAGCCCTGCCGCCGTCTCTACCGTCAGGGCAAGGCCGATCCCCAGCGCCTGTTTTCCTGCATGGACCTGTCGCTGGACGTGCTCACCAAGCCGCTCCTGTCTCTGCCCGGAGTCAACGCATGGAAAGTGGAAGGCCGCAAGAAAGGCCCCCACTACGTCTATTACACCATTTCCGCGTACCGCATGCTCCGGGACAACCCCAATGATGCCCAGGCCAAGAAGACTGCGCAGGAACTTCTTGATATGGCTCTCGGACGCCCGTCCTCGCATTCCCTGTTCCTGCCGCAGCGTCCGTTCATGCCCATCCAGCCCGGCGGGGAAACCAGCTCTGGCCGACTCATCGGCCAGATCAAGCGCGACGGCCAGAAGCTCTATTTCGAAACGCGCGAGGCCCTGTTTCCCGGCGATCTCGTGCGCGTCGGCTACGAGGACCAGCCCGGGCACCGCACCTTGAGCGTACGCCGCCGCATCCCCAAGCGCGGCCGTTTCGATCTGCCTGTTCGGAAGCAGGAAAAATCCGGGTATCTGCCCTCGCGCACCAAGGTATTTCTCGTGGACCGACGCGAACCCGAGCTGACCAAGGCCATTCGCGATCTGGAAGCCCGCCTTGCGGCAAACGAGGCTCCGGCCAGCCCGGAATCCTCGTTCGAGCCGACCAGACCCAAGCCGTTCAAGCCCTTTCGGACCAAGTCCCATGATGTCAACCTGTTCCGGGAATCGCCCACAGGCCGCATTTTCGGCAGGCAGGCCCTCTGGCTGGACCACAAGACGCTTCAGAGCGTGCCGCGCGCATCCAAGGGACGCACCCAGTGGTGGCTGCCGCCCGTGATCTGGCCGGATGAGGAAAAACACATCCGATCCCTGATCCGGGACGCCGTGCGCAACGGAGCCAATGAATTCGTGTGCAACGCGCCCTGGCAGGTCGCCTTTTTCACGGACCGCAAGAACATGACGCTCATTGCCGGACCGTACTGCAACGCCTCAAACCACTATGCGCTGGATCAGCTCCGCAAGCTCGGTTTTTCCTCGGCCTATGCAGCCCCGGAACTCCCGGCCGAAGACGCACTGGCTCTGGCGCACGGCTCTCCCCTGCCGCTGGGATTCGTGCTCAAGGGACTCTGGCCCTTCGGCATTTCCCGCTTCCTTGCCGAGGAAGTACGGCTGGAAGACCCGATCCGCTCGCCCATGAACGAGGTCTGCTGGGTCAAGAAGATCGGCCAGAACAACTGGATTTTCCCGGGCTGGGAAGTGGACCTGTCCTCGGAGCGACGCGCTCTTGAAAAAGCAGGGTACAAATTCTTTCTCAGCATCAGGGAACGCTGGCCCAAGGGCTTCCCCAGAGCAACCCGCACCAGTCGGTTCAACTGGGACCTGAAACTGCTCTAGCGACTCGCTGAAGGGCCTCCGGCGGTCCCTTCGGGAGGACCAGGGCGCTGCCCTGGTCCCGCAAGGAGCGATGCCCCTTGACCCCATCTGTGGCTGAAAATGCAAAACGGCCTGAAGAACGCCCTGACGGGACATTCTTCAGGCCGTTTTGCATTTTCAGCCACGTTTTCCTGACAAGAACAAAGACGCTTTCCGGACAACTTCAAGACGAAAAAAACAGACTTGATAAGCCCACA
Above is a window of Pseudodesulfovibrio tunisiensis DNA encoding:
- a CDS encoding dihydroorotate dehydrogenase electron transfer subunit, which produces MSLRNCRNVKVLDVVPVGQSKRPGEFFEIKLEYPDWDGWKPGQFVMIRPVSWDLEIVWGRPFSISSVGDGSLTLFIQKVGRGTSRLAQLKPGDEVAIWGPLGNGFAVEPERPTLLLAGGIGIAPFRGYVENHAGPENLKLFLAHRVPLECYPYDSLSRTVECESMMERTPEDLQRIIARLHELVAEYAERDGLILCCGPTPFMRTVQSAAAEAGTRAQLSLENRMGCGVGACLGCVTKDGSGHNVQVCTRGPVFWSDNVEL
- a CDS encoding U32 family peptidase — encoded protein: MIELARQAGYKGELHLSTLSNVTHPAALEIAKKMGASRIVVPRELNLDEVKMMSEACPKGLDLEIFVHGALCNCISGRCYWSSFLGGKSGLRGRCVQPCRRLYRQGKADPQRLFSCMDLSLDVLTKPLLSLPGVNAWKVEGRKKGPHYVYYTISAYRMLRDNPNDAQAKKTAQELLDMALGRPSSHSLFLPQRPFMPIQPGGETSSGRLIGQIKRDGQKLYFETREALFPGDLVRVGYEDQPGHRTLSVRRRIPKRGRFDLPVRKQEKSGYLPSRTKVFLVDRREPELTKAIRDLEARLAANEAPASPESSFEPTRPKPFKPFRTKSHDVNLFRESPTGRIFGRQALWLDHKTLQSVPRASKGRTQWWLPPVIWPDEEKHIRSLIRDAVRNGANEFVCNAPWQVAFFTDRKNMTLIAGPYCNASNHYALDQLRKLGFSSAYAAPELPAEDALALAHGSPLPLGFVLKGLWPFGISRFLAEEVRLEDPIRSPMNEVCWVKKIGQNNWIFPGWEVDLSSERRALEKAGYKFFLSIRERWPKGFPRATRTSRFNWDLKLL
- a CDS encoding dihydroorotate dehydrogenase, which codes for MDMQTSFGGLTLKNPVMTASGTFGFGLEFAPYGDLKRLGGLVAKGLSLKPREGNPMPRLAETPCGMLNAIGIQNPGVEHFVRTVLPSLPWKDVAVVANLYACDAEEFGELAGVLAGEEGIAALEVNVSCPNVKEGGIAFGQDPKQIGRVTEAVKRNAGGKHVMVKLSPNVTDITVCARAAAEGGADSLSLINTLSGMAVDIRRRRPRLANVIGGLSGPAIKPVALRCVHQVVQSVDIPVVGIGGIASAEDALEFLLVGAHAVQVGTANFLRPDFSFGLADDMAALLEEIGAESLEAFRGSLQMEF